The sequence below is a genomic window from Cicer arietinum cultivar CDC Frontier isolate Library 1 chromosome 6, Cicar.CDCFrontier_v2.0, whole genome shotgun sequence.
taaagaaaattaatgtaTTGACCAAACTTAAAAGTCagacaattttataaagaataaaacaatatataacttatttatattataaaccAATTGTTTTGTACTACTCTGTTTTTCGTTCCAATGATATTTTGCTATCAACAAGAAGTTTAGAACAATATTTAAAGGATAAGGAAGCAGAAAGGGTCCATCAGTTGGTGGACAGGACATTTATCTAAATGGATCTTGTTGTGCAGCAGCGTCCTATATCACTTAGTTGCTTCTCTCTCAGTGAGATTTAAATTTCTTCCTCACCAATCATCCTTCTTATACTCtcagttatttatatttatatgctTACTGAAATTTCATAAAGCTAGTAGTTAATTTTGGTATGCATGTAACGTTGTTTTTACTTAGTTCGGTGGAGCCACCTTGCCAATACATTAATTCTTGCTATCTTTATGGATGAATAGTTTGGTTAGGTAGAATTCACCTTCATCATTTTTAAGAACAATTGGATTGCTATTTAGTGTTGGTATAATTCATTATATTCTTTTATGTTGCAGTTGTGctcaattgttttttttttaggtcaaaattgaagttgttgatgaaggtGAAAACCCTATTAGAGAAGTCTTTATTTGTATTGGTATAATTGAATTGATCTGAAAGTTGGTAAATGTCAAGTACATGTCAATATAATGTTGTATGTCTTGTTTATCTTGTTAGGTTAGGTTATTGTTCAATCTCTTAATATTATAAACAGAGATTTAGTAGTTTTAGGTACTGACTCAATTTCATCAATAATCATATATCATAACTAGATAATGTACCTTACTAATGTTGGAAAAGAGGATTGGAAACAAAATGCTTTTGGTAACACTTTAAATTGTTAGAGTTCTCATATTGCTGCTCAAATTAGTACTCTAGGCCTCCGGCATAGGAAATTGAAGAAAACTAGAAATTGAGAAACAAACATAACTTAAGGGTCCGTTTACTTTGTGTAAACGtattctgtttttattttctaaatatctATTCATTTTAACTTGTAAAGAAGAAGATGTGAAACTCTTGAAGTGAACTATCGTGATAGAGACAAGATGAAATACTCACCAGAGATGATACATTGTTTGAAATAATCGAAATAACTCTTTTGCATTTTCATTGTTTTCACACATGTAGACAATTGTTACTTTAGAAAGTCTGTTATCTATTTGTTAGCAAATaaatttaacacaaattttagagATTGAAAATAGATAATGTTTTGACAAAGTAAATGGGTCCTAATAACTTTGAATGAATTTTGTAGAGTATGAGATTAtgattaaaagaggaaaaaaattgattttctttttaattttgagtgAAATTTGATGCTTTGATTGGTAAGTTTTAAAAGGAAGAATGTATAAAATGATTTAATCTATTTAGTTTGTGAAGATTCTGCtaacttattttaaaagaaaagaaaggggTTAAGTTCACTAAACAAATTATTGGGGAACCAAAATCAACCATTATTATGCACATGCACTTTTTATACCTCAGTTCCATATCTGTTACTTGATTTTTATGTCCATACAATTATGCCATATGCATGTTGCTCCCTTTTGATATCTTCTGAATCCATCCCTGACTGTCATGTTGCTCTGCTAAAAAACTTAACAGAATCGGTTGCTCATTATGATGAAAATTACCAGTTACTTGGAGTTGAAATTGGTTCAAAAATGGTGTAACTTCACACCATTTTGtttcaatttctttcttttgagTTCACGGGCACAATTAAATCATTCCTAAGGTACCTTGGtccattattaaaaaatataagtaattacCTACAATTGTCACTTGAACTTGTTTTATAGGGAAACTAAGCAAGAGATCCACTGATAAGAACTAATGGCTACCTTACATTGATGTTGTAAAATGAAAGGGGAAAGTTGTATTTGCtaatctcattttattttttgattagATGTGAAATCACAATTGCATAGAAGGAGATCATACACAATCTCATCTGCACTGCCTGAGACTGCAGTTTCAGTGGCAGTAGCTGCAACTTTTGTTGGGGCAGCAGCCACTCTTCTTGTGAAGAGATCCAAACCTTCTGAGTCCACAGAGGTCAGTCACCCATCTTTATTGTTAGtggcaaaaaattaataattctttGTACTAATAAACTTAGCAATATCCGAACTATGTAGCACAAACACTTCTTTTTGAAAGCGTGTCAAATATCCGAGACATATGTTACATTCTATCactttcattttctcaaattatgaCCAATATAGGATATGCTTTCACTAAATGTGATTATTCTTAAATGTGATTGTATTGTGTGCCAACTTTTTCATGTGAAACTATTAAAGATTCAATTCAAAGTATGTGAAGATTGTGGAGGTTCTGGTATATGTCCAGCCTGCAGAGGTGAAGGGTTTGTGCTTAGAAAACGTTCTGATGAAAGTGCGGAGAAGGCAAGAAATCTAGCTAAGAATATGGCTACTCGATTCACGGCCGGGTACAATTATCTTATCTCTCTTTTcctctaaaatttaattttgattttagcaTTCAACTCAATTTTTACATACACCAGGCTTCCAAAGAAATGGAGTTACTGTACAAAATGCACTTCTGGCAGATCCTGTTCAACATGTGGTGGAAGTGGGAAATTAAGCTTATAGTTTAGCTCTTGCACGAAGTATAACTTTTGTATATGTATTTCAATGGCAATGTATAGTATATTTTTGGTACATTTTGTAGAACTATACAGGCGTTAAGTTCAAATGGACCATGCAGGACTTGATAGAATAGGATTTGAATTTACTGTCACTACTTATGAAGAACAGAAATGATATTTGCACAAACTTACACACTCTTCATATACTCCCATGCAGATTATGATTAAACCTTGATCCTATGAACCTTTTTTTAATCATTCAGATTATGCACATACTAAAGAAACTGTGATTTCCTTGATTGAGttatagaaatataaaacaGGATTTATATAGATATATAGATACAGATACAAATAAAATCATGAATTGAGATTGATTTCTCAAGAATCAAAACTGATTGCTAAAGCTTAGTAGTACATATTTCAACAACTTGAATGGAGTGATTTGCTCATCAAGACAATCTTGAATCTCCAATTTGTCTATTGAAACAAAAAGCTATTGGACAGCTAGAGAGGATTCGGTTCTATCTATTACGCTGTAATGAATCAAGACCAGGTCCAATTATAGATTTAGGTCCAAGTCCGTGAGATACTTTTTTGATGACTCATAGCTCTCTAGAAGGATCTAGATAGATCCAAGAAAATGTTTACCAAGAAAATGAATGAAGAAAATTGGTTTTAGAATAGTTTAACCTTAGTCTCTTTTAGAAGTATTTCATCCTCCATTAATGCACCTCTAACAAAGGTATATTACATACGCCCCCTCAAGATGAGTTCGCAATTAGTGACACCAATCTTGTCTCATGTGAATTTGGCTCTTGTATGTGGTTTAGTGAGGACATTGGCCACCAGATGGTCCTTATTAGTTAGTAGATATGTGGTTCAATCATGTTTTTCCATTTGAACAAGTTGGCACACATAGTAATAGTCAAGAGCAATGTGCGTCATTTCGGAGTGAAACACAAGAATGCAACATAAGTAGGTAGCTCTAACATTAtcataaaatagtgtttttcttGATACCAAGTTCCCCTAGCAAATTAACTATTTGCGTGATTTATGTTGGAGTGTTGGATACTAAATGATATTTTGCTTTTGAAGATGAGTAGGTCAGTGTCTATGAAACACGAATACTGACACAAATGCTAGACACAACACTGACACGTTGacactaataaaaatataagaaaataaattgatttaatgGAATCAATATCTCGATGCCGTATTAGTTGTCTGACACCAATACACCTTCGATAACAAATGTTAGCGGCATAGAGTGTGTGTTGCATCTTAGGGAGCCATGGAACTAGATTTCCATCTTGATAGATGATGTAGGCTTAGGTTGAAGTGAAGTCATCAAGATTTCCCTCAATCTGCATCATTAAATGTTTGCGAGTGCAAGTGATGCGGTTTCACGAGCTATAAGCCATGGTTGATAGTGAATTGTAAATATTTCGAGACACATTTGAGTTGTTGAAAGTAAAACTGAGCTTTTAAACCACGGTTGTTTTCTATTATAATTAGTACAATTTGTAGTCTCTTGAAATATATGATCCCAAAATTTTCTCCATCGGTGGTTCAAGCCCTATGCTCAAAATGAATATTGTCTAGTGTTTTAACATGCAACCATCCACCGTGAATTTGGCTCTCCATACAAAATAAGAATTACTATTTATATGCACACATCCTTATTCATCTACTTTTACATTACTTAGTGATCGAAAAGGATCACACACTCTTACACATTTCTCTATCTTTTTCCCAAATAAGGTGTAGTCGTGTACGATTAGTATCgtaccaaaaaaatattatagggTACGTGAAACATTTGACAAATAAATACTTAACATTGAGTTGAATccttatttgaaaataaaatattgtgagGTGCGTGAAACATTTGACAAATAAATACTTAACATTGAGTTGAGTCGTTATTTGA
It includes:
- the LOC101504193 gene encoding uncharacterized protein, whose protein sequence is MDLVVQQRPISLSCFSLNVKSQLHRRRSYTISSALPETAVSVAVAATFVGAAATLLVKRSKPSESTEIQFKVCEDCGGSGICPACRGEGFVLRKRSDESAEKARNLAKNMATRFTAGLPKKWSYCTKCTSGRSCSTCGGSGKLSL